A stretch of the Actinoalloteichus fjordicus genome encodes the following:
- a CDS encoding cytochrome P450 family protein, with translation MSSTEQATPSFVTDPYPTLARLRAASPVSILNSEGGVPLWLIPRYRDVRAALVDRRFGQDVRRAQRLADSRVAGLELGTDVVHMLNSDPPDHTRLRGLIQGAFTPRRQAAMRPTVERIATGILDDLADRDTVDLVHDFAFPLPIGIICELLGFPTEDRYVYREWSTAILTHGSDGDFARAMAEMTAYLTEQLDRRRVEPGEDMLTDLLHASEADRLTVTEVVSMVFLLLIGGHETTVNLISTAALALLRNPDQAAWLRANPAEMPTAVEEFLRFDSPVRMATLRFTTEEVDVDGVRIPPDELVLLSLGSANRDPERFPEPDRLILNRGDAGHLAFGHGIHRCLGSFLGKLEAEVAMTGLLTRFPKLALAADERELTWRNTIMLRGLETLRAALHG, from the coding sequence ATGTCGAGCACGGAACAGGCCACGCCTTCGTTCGTCACCGACCCGTATCCGACGCTCGCCCGGCTGCGGGCGGCGTCTCCGGTGTCGATCCTCAACAGCGAGGGCGGCGTGCCGCTGTGGCTGATCCCGCGCTACCGAGACGTGCGAGCCGCGCTGGTCGATCGGCGTTTCGGCCAGGACGTGCGGCGGGCGCAGCGGCTGGCCGACAGCCGGGTCGCAGGCCTCGAACTCGGCACAGACGTCGTGCACATGCTCAACAGCGACCCGCCCGACCACACCCGGCTGCGCGGGCTCATCCAGGGCGCCTTCACCCCGCGCAGGCAGGCGGCGATGCGCCCCACCGTCGAACGCATCGCCACCGGCATCCTCGACGACCTGGCCGACCGCGACACGGTGGACCTGGTGCACGACTTCGCGTTCCCGCTGCCGATCGGGATCATCTGCGAGCTGCTCGGCTTCCCCACCGAGGACCGCTACGTCTATCGCGAGTGGTCGACGGCGATCCTGACCCACGGCTCCGACGGCGACTTCGCCAGAGCCATGGCGGAGATGACCGCGTACCTGACCGAGCAGCTGGACCGGCGGCGCGTCGAGCCCGGCGAGGACATGCTGACCGACCTGCTGCACGCCAGCGAGGCGGACCGACTCACCGTCACCGAGGTCGTGTCGATGGTCTTCCTGCTGCTCATCGGCGGCCATGAGACCACAGTGAACCTGATCAGCACGGCGGCGCTGGCGCTGTTGCGCAATCCCGATCAGGCGGCCTGGCTGCGAGCGAACCCCGCCGAGATGCCCACGGCCGTGGAGGAGTTCCTGCGCTTCGACTCGCCGGTGCGAATGGCGACGCTGCGCTTCACCACCGAGGAGGTCGACGTCGACGGCGTGCGCATCCCGCCGGACGAGCTGGTACTCCTCTCCCTCGGCAGCGCCAACCGCGATCCGGAGCGCTTCCCCGAGCCCGACCGGCTGATCCTGAACCGGGGGGACGCGGGACACCTGGCGTTCGGCCACGGCATCCATCGCTGTCTCGGCTCCTTCCTCGGCAAGCTGGAGGCCGAGGTGGCGATGACCGGTCTGCTGACCCGGTTCCCCAAGCTGGCTCTCGCCGCCGACGAGCGCGAGCTGACCTGGCGGAACACGATCATGCTGCGGGGCCTGGAGACGCTGCGGGCGGCCCTGCATGGCTGA